The Ketogulonicigenium robustum nucleotide sequence CGGTATGCATATCGCCCGCAGCGATGACGCCGATCTGGTCGCCCAAATCAAGGGATATTTGGCCAAAATCGGCGCCGCGCCCCTGACAGATGCGCAAGCCGACGGGCTGCTGCGCGCGATGTATACCCTGAAGGAACGCGCCAAAACCTTCCCCGAATTGCTGGAAAAGGCTCATTTCGTCCTGACCCAACGCCCTATCGTCCCCGACGAGAAAGCGGCGGCGGCCCTCGATACTGTATCCCGTGGCATACTGAACGAATTGACGCAGCTGTTGCCGGATGTTAGCTGGGAACGCGACACGCTTGAAACGCTGGTCGCCGAGGTTGCCGAAAAGCATGGAACCAAGCTGGGCAAGATTGCAGCCCCCTTGCGAACAGCGCTTGCCGGGCGCAGCGTAAGCCCAAGCGTATTCGACATGATGCTGATTCTGGGCCGCACGGAATCGACCGCGCGCCTGGCCGAGGCCTCGTCCTAAACAGGGGTTACTTTGCTTTGTGGCAGGGTAATCCAGCCACAGCTGCAGCAGGGCATTTCGCCCTGTCTGCAGTCCCAGCAAGGGGAACCCGAATGGCCGACAACAAGACTGCCAAGCTGACGATCGACGATCAAAGCTTCGATTTGCCAATCCTGCACCCGACCAGCGGGCCGGACGTGATCGACATTCGAAAGCTGTACGGCCAGGCGGGCGTTTTCACCTACGACCCGGGTTTTACATCAACCGCGGCCTGCGATTCCGCCATTACCTTCATTGACGGTGACAACGGCGTTCTGACCCACCGCGGCTACCCGATCGAACAACTGGCGACCGAATCCCACTTCCTCGAGGTGGCTTACCTGCTGCTTTATGGCGAATTGCCGACCCCCAAACAGCAACAAGATTTCGAGACCATGGTGACGCGTCACACCATGATCCACGAACAGATGCAGTATTTCTTCCGTGGCTTCCGCCGTGACGCCCACCCGATGGCCACGATGGTCGGTGTGGTTGGGGCGCTATCGGCGTTCTACCACGATTCGACCGACATCAACGACGCGCACCACCGCGAAGTCGCCTCGATACGGCTGATCGCCAAGATGCCGACAATCGCCGCGATGGCCTACAAATATTCGATCGGCCAGCCCTTCGTTTACCCGCGCAACGACTTGGATTATGCGGCGAACTTCCTGCACATGTGCTTCGCCGTCCCGGCCGAGCCCTATCAGGTAAACCCCGTCATCGCCCGCGCGATGGACCGCATCTTCACGCTGCATGCCGACCACGAACAAAACGCCTCGACCTCGACAGTGCGCCTTGCCTCCAGCTCGGGGGCGAACCCGTTTGCCTGTATCGCGGCGGGTATCGCATGTCTGTGGGGCCCCGCACACGGCGGCGCAAACCAAGCCTGCCTTGAAATGCTGCGCGAGATCAGCACCGTCGACCGCATTCCCGAATACATCGCCAAGGCGAAAGACAAGAACGACCCCTTCCGCCTGATGGGCTTCGGCCACCGCGTCTACAAGAACTTCGATCCCCGCGCGAAGATCATGAAGGAAACCGCGGACGAGGTTCTGGCCCTGCTGGGGGTCGAGAACAACCCGACCTTGCAAGTGGCCAAGGAACTGGAAGCCATCGCCCTGCAAGACCCCTACTTCATCGAAAAGAAGCTCTACCCCAACGTCGACTTCTATTCGGGCATCATCCTCGAGGCGATCGGCTTCCCGACATCGATGTTCACGCCGATCTTTGCGCTGGCGCGCACCGTCGGCTGGATTTCGCAGTGGAAGGAACAGCTGGCCGACCCGCAATTGAAAATTGGTCGTCCGCGCCAGCTGTACATGGGCGACGATGTCCGCAAGTTCGTCCCGATCAACGACCGCTAAAACAAAAAGGGCGCCGCGAGGCGCCCTTTTTTAACAGGATCGGCTACTTCAGCAGCTCGTCCAAACGCTTCTTCTCGTCCTCGGTCAACGGCGGTGCTGCCTCGGCACGCGCGCGGCGACGAATGGCGATGACAGCAACCCCCAGCGCCATCAGGAACATCGCGGGCGCTGCGCCCCACAGCACGTTGTTCATGCCCCCCATGCGCGGGCGCAGCAGCACATACTCGCCATAGCGTGCGACGATGTGGTCAATCGCCTCGGCATCGGTGTCACCGGCAACCAACCGCTCGCGCACTAGCAGGCGCAGATCGCGGGCAAGTTGCGCGTTGGAATCGTCGATATTCTCGTTCTGGCACACAAGGCAGCGCAAACCCGCGCTGATGTGGCGGGCCCGCGCCTCTAGCCCGGGGTCGGACAGCACCTCGTCCGGCTGGACGGCCCAGACGGGGCTTGCCACAGCGAGACACAAAGACAGGGCAAGAACGATGCGCTTCATTCCGCAGGTACCCCGCGCGGGCGAGCCTGCTTGGCCGCACCAGCGGCAACACGCAGGCGGCGGTCCGACAGCGAAATGCCGCCCCCGACAGCCATCAGCATCGCGCCCAGCCACAGCCAGTTCACGAAGGGCTTGATGTAGGTGCGCATGGCATGGCCACCATCAGCCTGCGGATCGCCCAGCACCACATAGACATCGCGCAGCAGGTTGCTGCTGATGCCAGCTTCGGTCGTGGGCATACCCGCAAATACATAGAAGCGCTTTTCGGGGTGCAAGGTGGTCACGGGGCGGCCGTCTTGGCTAACCTCGATATCCGCCATGCGAGTGATGTAGTTCGGGCCATCCAGATCATGCACGCCGGTCATGACGAAGGTGTAGTCACCGACGTTATAACTCTCGCCTACTTGAACGACACGGATGTCCTCTTTCAACAGCGAGAGGCTGAGGGCAATACCCAAAATAGTGACGCCGAATCCGATATGCGCAAAGGCTTTGCCCCAATCGGCGCGCGGCAGCCGCGTCAAGCGCTGCAAGCGCCCGCCAATCGTGCCACGCCCGGTACGGGCCCATGTGTCCAGCACCGTCGCCGCGACAACCCACGTGCCGATCAGAACGCCGACCGGCCCCAGCATCGAATGGCCACCCGTGACAACCCACGTCAGGGCCATCAGCGCAAAGGCCAACACAGCCGCGCCCCACAACTGCTGCAAGGCTTTGCTCAGCGTGCCACGCTTCCACGCCAGCACGGACCCGATGGGCAAAATCACCGAAAG carries:
- a CDS encoding citrate synthase; protein product: MADNKTAKLTIDDQSFDLPILHPTSGPDVIDIRKLYGQAGVFTYDPGFTSTAACDSAITFIDGDNGVLTHRGYPIEQLATESHFLEVAYLLLYGELPTPKQQQDFETMVTRHTMIHEQMQYFFRGFRRDAHPMATMVGVVGALSAFYHDSTDINDAHHREVASIRLIAKMPTIAAMAYKYSIGQPFVYPRNDLDYAANFLHMCFAVPAEPYQVNPVIARAMDRIFTLHADHEQNASTSTVRLASSSGANPFACIAAGIACLWGPAHGGANQACLEMLREISTVDRIPEYIAKAKDKNDPFRLMGFGHRVYKNFDPRAKIMKETADEVLALLGVENNPTLQVAKELEAIALQDPYFIEKKLYPNVDFYSGIILEAIGFPTSMFTPIFALARTVGWISQWKEQLADPQLKIGRPRQLYMGDDVRKFVPINDR
- a CDS encoding cytochrome c-type biogenesis protein, which encodes MKRIVLALSLCLAVASPVWAVQPDEVLSDPGLEARARHISAGLRCLVCQNENIDDSNAQLARDLRLLVRERLVAGDTDAEAIDHIVARYGEYVLLRPRMGGMNNVLWGAAPAMFLMALGVAVIAIRRRARAEAAPPLTEDEKKRLDELLK